A single genomic interval of Helianthus annuus cultivar XRQ/B chromosome 6, HanXRQr2.0-SUNRISE, whole genome shotgun sequence harbors:
- the LOC110866041 gene encoding uncharacterized protein LOC110866041 produces the protein METLTIWSKWVPSKCNIFMWRAILDRLPSKRALRRRNIVVEDPMSSFCGEVEETMDHLFTACTLASNVWHAISTWCKIPEIFAFSVFDLSKIHKHARVSRVFKAEVVKGLIVIACWKIWKARNEKIFQQSSSNARDIVEAIKSIGFLWFKHRQKRICIEWDDWRCFNLM, from the coding sequence ATGGAAACACTAACGATATGGAGTAAATGGGTGCCGAGTAAGTGTAACATTTTCATGTGGAGAGCCATTTTGGATCGTCTGCCGTCGAAGAGGGCGTTGCGTAGAAGAAATATTGTGGTAGAAGATCCGATGTCTTCTTTTTGTGGAGAGGTTGAGGAAACAATGGATCATTTGTTCACGGCTTGTACGTTGGCTTCGAATGTTTGGCATGCGATTTCTACTTGGTGTAAAATTCCGGAGATTTTTGCTTTTTCGGTTTTTGACTTATCAAAGATCCACAAGCACGCGAGGGTTTCAAGAGTTTTTAAGGCCGAAGTGGTTAAAGGTTTGATCGTGATTGCATGTTGGAAGATATGGAAGGCTAGGAACGAGAAGATTTTCCAACAGAGTTCTAGCAATGCTCGAGACATAGTGGAGGCGATTAAGTCGATTGGTTTTTTGTGGTTTAAACATAGGCAAAAGCGTATTTGTATAGAGTGGGATGATTGGCGATGTTTTAACTTGATGTAA
- the LOC110864288 gene encoding 14 kDa proline-rich protein DC2.15 encodes MASRALATTAFLLTLNLLFFTLVTSTSCPPPPSTPKPNKHHHKATCPKDTLMLGVCANVLNDLVHLVVGTPPKTPCCSLLGDLVDLEAAVCLCTAIKANVLGINLNVPVSLSLLLNYCGKKVPQGFQCA; translated from the coding sequence ATGGCTTCAAGGGCTTTGGCAACAACTGCTTTCCTGCTCACCCTTAACCTTCTCTTCTTCACTCTCGTAACTTCAACTTCTTGCCCACCCCCACCAAGCACTCCTAAGCCAAATAAACATCACCACAAAGCAACTTGCCCTAAAGACACCCTCATGTTAGGTGTGTGTGCTAATGTTCTCAACGACTTGGTTCACCTAGTCGTTGGTACACCACCAAAGACTCCTTGCTGCAGCCTCCTCGGTGACCTCGTTGATCTTGAGGCAGCAGTCTGCCTTTGCACCGCAATCAAAGCAAATGTATTGGGTATCAACCTCAACGTGCCAGTTTCTTTGAGCTTGTTGCTTAACTATTGTGGAAAGAAGGTCCCACAGGGCTTCCAATGCGCATAG